The DNA segment AGCTGGCTTCCTGATTTCGTATTTCCCTTTTCTATCGGATTTTTCTGGCTTTCCCGGGCGGTGGCCTCAGGTTTCCGCCCGGGAGCCGAACGGTTCTAGCGTGGGTATCGAAGGAGTGAACCAGCGCATCGCCGACATCCAGAGCCGGATGATCGCGATGCAGACGCAGCAGGCCACCGCCACCCAGCAGCGGACTGCCACTTCCGGCTCCGGAACCACGAGCGGCGCCGCGTTCGCCAACCAGCTGCAGTCCGCCATGGCGTCGGCGACCGGCACCCCGGCGACCGATAAGGCCTACAAGCTGAACAGCAAGGGCGTGCCCGAGGATCTGGCCGCGTACGGCAACGGCAAGATCCCGGAGGAAGCCCTCGGCCGGGTGGGCCAAACCGGTCACAAACTCTGGGCGCCGGCAGCCGAGAACCTGAACCGCATGATCGAGGACGCCAAGCGCGAAGGCATCAACATCGGCATCACGGACTCGTACCGCCCCTATACCGAGCAGGTCGACCTGGCCCGCCGCAAGGGCCTGTACTCACAGGGCGGCCTGGCCGCGAAGCCCGGCACCAGCGAACACGGCTGGGGCATGGCCACCGACCTCGACCTGAACGCCAAGGCCCTCTCCTGGATGCGCAAACACGCAGGTGACTACGGCTTCGTCGAAAACGTGGCCCGCGAGTCCTGGCATTGGGCATACCGCCCCAAGTCGGCCTGACGGTTCGACCGACCTTTTGGACGCCCCGCCGCCTCTAGGCCGCGCTCCAGCTCACCTGGCTCGACGGGACGGGTAAGCGCTCGCCGACCAGCTTCGCGATGTCGAGTAATCGGTTCGAGAATCCCCACTCGTTGTCGAACCAGCCGCGCACCTTCACGCCGCCGTCCGCTGTGGTCTGCGTGCCGGACGGGTCGAAGAGGCAGGAGGCCGGGTTGTTCTTCACGTCGATGGAGACGGTCGGGTCCGGGTCGTACGCGAGGACGCCCCGCAGCGGCCCGGCGGCGGCCTCGGCCATCGCCCGGTTGACCTCCTCGGCGGTGACCGGGCGGTCGGTCTGCCCGGAGATCTCGGCGAGCGAGCCGATCGGGGTCGGCACGCAGTAGTAGCTGTAGCGCATCTCGCCGATCTCGGGGAGCGCCACGCGTACGAGATCGCCGACCACGTAGTTGTGCGGGATGATGCTCTCCGCGCCGGCCCGGCCGAGCCGCGGGTCGTCCCGGGACGTGCCGATCACCGCGTCCTGCACCCGCTGCCAGCCCTGGGTGGCGAGCATGACCGAGGTGTGCACGGACCGCAGGCCGAACCGGTCGAGCAGTACCTTCGCCATCACGGTCAGCGCGTTGACCCCGCACGAGGCGGGCGAGACCACGTCGTGCACCGCCGGGTCGTAGCTGGTGTGGTTGGCGCCGAAGACCAGGAACGCGTCCGGGTCGTCGGCTGACGCGCTGATCACCACCTTGCGGGCGCCGCCGTGGGTGATGTGCGAGCGTGCCGCGGTCCCGGCCCGGAACCGCCCGGTCGCCTCGATGACGACGTCGACACCCTCCTCGGCCCACGGGATCCGCTCCGGGCGCTCGTGATGATAAGTGCGAATGGCATGATCATTGACCACGAGATAGTCGCCCCGGGCGGTGACCGTTCCGGGGAAGGCGCCCCGGATGCTGTCCCGCCGTAGCCCGTAGGCCAGTTTCTCGGTCGACGCGATGTCGTTCACCGCGGCGATCTCCAAGCCGGTTTGAGGCATGGCGGCCACGATCCGGGTCAAGCTTCGCCCGATCCGCCCGAGCCCGTTGATCCCGATCGTGACAGTCATCGAGCGCTCCTCGATCCCGGATGCTTTGTCAGCATTTCCCCCGTGGCCAGGTCGCCCCGTTTCCTCAAGGGTCCACCCCCAGTCACGACA comes from the Actinoplanes sp. OR16 genome and includes:
- a CDS encoding D-alanyl-D-alanine carboxypeptidase family protein, coding for MGIEGVNQRIADIQSRMIAMQTQQATATQQRTATSGSGTTSGAAFANQLQSAMASATGTPATDKAYKLNSKGVPEDLAAYGNGKIPEEALGRVGQTGHKLWAPAAENLNRMIEDAKREGINIGITDSYRPYTEQVDLARRKGLYSQGGLAAKPGTSEHGWGMATDLDLNAKALSWMRKHAGDYGFVENVARESWHWAYRPKSA
- a CDS encoding type I glyceraldehyde-3-phosphate dehydrogenase codes for the protein MTVTIGINGLGRIGRSLTRIVAAMPQTGLEIAAVNDIASTEKLAYGLRRDSIRGAFPGTVTARGDYLVVNDHAIRTYHHERPERIPWAEEGVDVVIEATGRFRAGTAARSHITHGGARKVVISASADDPDAFLVFGANHTSYDPAVHDVVSPASCGVNALTVMAKVLLDRFGLRSVHTSVMLATQGWQRVQDAVIGTSRDDPRLGRAGAESIIPHNYVVGDLVRVALPEIGEMRYSYYCVPTPIGSLAEISGQTDRPVTAEEVNRAMAEAAAGPLRGVLAYDPDPTVSIDVKNNPASCLFDPSGTQTTADGGVKVRGWFDNEWGFSNRLLDIAKLVGERLPVPSSQVSWSAA